One genomic window of Solanum stenotomum isolate F172 chromosome 9, ASM1918654v1, whole genome shotgun sequence includes the following:
- the LOC125875793 gene encoding uncharacterized protein LOC125875793, which produces MVLSASVAIINGGINIRAKSEFHHSPVRKFEYGRMLNTDLASWKTRSQAIRVLANPNASPGRERKRKEVIMVDPLEAKRLAAKQMEEIKAKERYQRRRQIEAINGAWAMIGLTVGLIIEGHTGLSIPSQLEGYVSAVVGIFTK; this is translated from the exons atggtgCTTAGTGCTTCTGTAGCCATCATCAATGGAGGTATCAACATTAGGGCAAAATCGGAATTTCATCATTCACCTGTTAGAAA GTTTGAATATGGACGTATGCTGAACACTGATTTGGCTTCATGGAAAACCAGGAGTCAAGCAATCCGCGTCCTGGCAAATCCCAAT GCATCTCCagggagagagagaaaaaggaagGAAGTGATCATGGTGGATCCTTTAGAAGCCAAGCGATTAGCTGCAAAGCAAATGGAGGAAATCAAAGCTAAAGAGAGATATCAA AGACGGCGACAAATAGAAGCAATTAACGGTGCATGGGCTATGATCGGTCTCACGGTCGGATTAATCATCGAAGGACACACAGGACTCAGCATTCCATCGCAG TTGGAGGGCTACGTATCTGCAGTCGTTGGGATCTTTACGAAATAG